TCAGTTGCTTAATTTAGAATTGTTAACTGTAAGTATGGAAAAAGCATTACAAAACATTTGGTTCTGTAAAAGTTATCCAAATTACCTTGTTTGTGTACTTCTCCACTAACAAAGGTATATCAGATTTCGGCCTCCATCCTCCAAACAAAGACCCCTTCAGTGTTCTTCCAGAGAGAAGCAATCCATAATGAGCAGAAACTTCTGGTTTTGCTTTTGGTACACCAAGAGTTACAGTGAGTCCCCATCCCTGACAAGACCAAACATGAGCGGACAAAATGCATCTGAACATGATAGTAAACTTTATGGCACACGGTTACTAGAAATGAAAAAGATGAACAGAAAATTACATCAGAACATGATTGCAACGCAGTCGAGACTACTCCCGTATCACCCACACATTCAAAAGAGTAATCAGCCCCTCCATCAGTAAGCCGTTTTACTACCTGAAAGGATGAACAAAATGTCATTCCTATGTTGTTTATCAGGTTGGGATCAATCGGTTACAAACATTGGAAATGAAAaccagtaccacatccattttTGACCTTTCACTCTTATAAATGGAGTCGTTACCTTGTTATAAGAGCATACATGAAAAGCATGTAACCcaatgcttgcttactgtgcacAATCTTGTTGGACAAGTATTGCCTAGGCAAAGAACTTCTACGGTCTTGCTTTATTTTAAGGTTTTACAAAATTTAAAGGTTAGCACAGTCTATGAGTGAACACATCAGTTTGTTTGCGTAAACAAAATACCAATTGTACCCAAAGATGCAGCTAAGATAATCATATAAACTGTAAGTGGTCAGTAATTCAATTTTCTcagtcaatttgaattaattaatTTATTTTTCTGCCTCCCTTGACCAAGGGAGCCCGGTTCCACTATAATCACATAACGGAACAAACCCAAAAGCCAAATTCAGTCAATTTCAAGGAAAGTACCTGCTGAACAGGTTCATTCAATTCGGCAGGATTAATAAAATCTGTAACGCCAAAAGCCTTCCCTGTGCCACAGACATACCAAGTAAGTTCACAGAAAAATATTGCTACAGAAGTGTACAGTTATTATTTTGTACTGCAAAAATACCCTTTTCTTGCTTATCAGGATTGGTATCTACTCCGATAATCTTGGAAGCTCCCCGTAGCTTAGCACCTTGAGCGACCTAAATCAGTAGATATGGGTCTCAGAATAGCAGTTCTTGATATGCGTTTTCGTAACTTACAAGAGCAGCTTCCGTAGACACTCACCGAAAGTCCTACAGTTCCCAGACCAAATATAACTACACTTGATCCCTTGGATACATCAGCAACATTCCAAGCCGCACCAAGGCCTAAAGAAGAGATTATAACATATAAACAGCGGATGATCAGATATCATCCAAACATGCCGGCACGCAAGATGACTGAATAATTTGAACACCAGCAGTTGTTTGCAAGCTTCAAAAGAGCAGGCAAAGGGTACCTGCGGAGGCGCCGCAGCTGAGCAGGCATATCCTGTCCATGGGCATGGCGGGGCTGACCTTGACCGCGCAGCCCGAGTGAACGACCGCGTACTCGCTGAAGCTCGACACGGCGCAGTAGTGGTACACGGGCTTCCCGCCGATGGAGAAGCGGGTGGTCTGGTCGCTGTGCATGACGCCCTTCCTCTCCAGGCCGAGCCTCTGGCACATGTTGCTTTTCCCCGACACGCAGTGCTTGCAGCTCATGCACTCCCCGATGAAGACGGTGAGCGCGTGGTCTCCGGCTTGGAACTCGGTCACCCCTTCCCCGACGCTCTCGACCACCCTGCAGACCGGACCGGAGGTGTTAGGGTGTCGGCGTCGTGACTTGTGTGAGCAATGCAACAGAAGGAGATAGAGAGATTGTGATACGGACCCGGATGCTTCGTGGCCGAAAATTCTGGGGAACAGATCGGGCTGCGCCTGCGATTCGGATTAGACAAGACTCGGGATGAGATGCAAATGCAGGGGACTCCTTAGTCGGGGCGGGGGGGAGAAGAGCTGTTGGTGGTGGCGGTGCGTACCGTGGACTGCCACTGGGTGACGTCGCTGCGGCAGATGGAGGTGGAGACGACCTTGACGCGGATCTCCATGGGCCCCGGCGGGGCGACCTCCACGTCCTCCATCACCAGCGCCTGCCCCGGCCCCCATGCCACCGCCGCTGCACGCAATCAGACACTCATCGGGTCAGGAGCACGCATTCACGCGACGAAACCAGAAGGGCGGATTGGTCACCTCGGCAGGTGATGGCCGCCGGAGGGGAGGAGGACGATGCAGCGGCGGCCATTGCGGGAGATTTGCCTGCTCCTTTGCTGCCTGTGCGAATTCTGGTGGAGACAAGTCAAACAATCATACCTCCTTCGTTTCGCTTTAGTAGGGGAGGAGGGTTAGGTAGGAGTGCCCCTGCCGCTACCAACCACCGTTGCTCAATGCAATGCTGGTGCTGCTGCCCGCCAACACTGTAACAAGAAACTTGAACAATTCGAGGAATCATAAGCAACGGCTCAGACCTTGTCCAGACACCAGATCACCTGAGGTTTGTCAATTCGAGGGCAGCAATTCCTATGCTAGAGATGGCCAACCTTTTGCATAGCCGCAAAACAACATGATCTAGGCAACCTTCATAGCCGTCAGGAACAAAAAGAGAATTATCTCTGCTTACAGAACTTGTATCGGAACTTGGAAGCCCAATAATTCGACGCAACTGTTTGTATACACACATGTCTAGCTTTTTATGCATCGATAACGATGACAAATGTACAATTATTACATTGTTAATCAGGGGAACATCATTAGCATTCAGCACTACAAATGTAGAAACGATTCACAGGGTAATCAGGGGTGATATCTGTACATGTTAGCTGGCTATATAGGAGGTTGGGGAAAATTGTGAGCTCTTGGTTGCAATGGACACAGAGCTCATAGTCATATCTTTTTCTTGTCTTCGTTAGGTCTGATCATCTGTACAGGAGCAGCTGGAATACGGGCCCACCACTCTTTAATTCGTCTTCGGAACTTCTCTGTGTGTAGCTTCCTTAGTGGCATCTCCCTCGTGTAAACCTCCAGGACTGCCATCAAGAGTAGATGCTTAGGAGGCACAAAGACAACAACCGCAGCTGCAACAAGAAGTGCCACTGCGACTATTTCAGTTGCCTGCACAGGGAAAAATTGGAGATTAGCATTATGACGGTTTGATCTCATTGCATAGTTACAAAGAGAACTTATTTTGGAATGATGTGCACTGCTGGATGTAAACTATCACAGATGTATAGACAAATATTGGGCTAGAAATGGATCATATCTGATGAGTCAAATAAATGCTATCACTAAGTTGTGTCAAATTGTAAAACAAAATACATCGAAGTGGTAATCACATCAAGAGATTATCGATGCACTGCGAGTTTTCTAGACTATTCCTCAATAAACAAGACTTATATTCAAAAGCAGCAGCAAGGACAAACCTTTGGAACAGCTGCAAACAACAGAGCTCTGAATTTGAGAAGAACAATATTTACAGCCTGTAGGGTATCTTCCAATTTTGATACAGCGTCCTGCAAGATCAAGATTTGCTCGACAGGATTTTTAGTTGGAGGGGGTCTTACTTCAAGCACTTCCAACATTTTTCCTTCTTCACTGTACTTATGCCAAAGCATAACGACGGCAAAGACTACGAAAACAGAGGGCACAGTGTAACTGACAAGCCCGCTACATAACAAAGAAAAAAACATATTAAGCAAAGCGACATACGTAAGCATACTTGATAGGATCCAGCAACCACAACGAAATTACCTTTGGATAACATAGAAGATAAAAGCTAAGAACAAAAATGATTTCAGAGGATCTTCCCACTTGGTTAACGAGTAAATAAGTTTGCCTGCATGAATGAACGAAAAAAGTATCTCCTGCAAAATAAGGGGCAACCATCAGAAATCAAATGGCAATAATCTACTTGTACAATACATCATTTGGGTGTAACCATTGGAAAAGACCTGCATGAGGGCTACATTTGCATCAAGACCTTCCACCTTCACTTGATCAACCGTAGCGCGTGCTGCCTCTATTCTTTCAGAATAAAGAAATGACTCTTGCAAAGCAGCCTCCAGAGATTTTGTTACACCAACACAAACAGCACAAAAGCTTATCTCCTTTTcagtttcattttttctcttcagCAAGTTAAATCCCATTCTAGAGAGAGCGTATAATGAAAATGGTACAGAATGAGTCTGCGCTGCTTTGTCAACTGCTGGCTCAGTTGCCAAATGGCTCAACGAAGTGTCCAACAGTTGGAAGTAGTTGTTGTATAGGGCCTCTAATACCATATCCCCTTTTGGGAGCTTTTCAGCTAAGCTAAAAGTGAGTGTTGTCTTGAAGTGAGAGGGAGCAATATGAAAAGCTTCTTTCACAGCAGAGTATCTCAAGATGCCCAGGATAGCCTTCGAGAGTGCCTCTGCTCTCTGAATATCTTCAAGGTTGAATTTTCTGATAAATTTATTCACCTGCATTACTTCACGAGTGATTGCTAACCAGTAGTTTCTTCGTGAGGGGCTCCCTAACTCAGGAAAGTCGAAATAAATTGGTTCTGTTCTGCAAATATGGTGCTGTTAGTTTTGAAGGAAACCTATGAAAGTACACCTACAGTGCTCAGTAACATAAGTAGCACTAGAGAACTCTTCCCATTTCAATACTTACAAAGTGCTTGATTTGTACATCATAGCTTTATCAAACAGACGAACACCCAATGGTCCAGTAAAATCTCGCTTGATCACTTGATTTGAATCTGTTGCTAAATCATATTTAACAATCTTATCACCATAACCAACTCTGATACTCTGAAAATAAAGAGCATGTGTTGTAAGGATCAATGTTCCTGCCAAAAATAAAGAGATGATTAGTGGATTCCCAAAATGAAGCATGCCTGCAATTAAAAATCAAATGCCATTCAGTCAGTTCACCTGGCCAAGCTGATATCCCAACATGCTGCAATACAGGATGAATAGGCTTGTCACCATCAATAGCTAAGATACATTCCCCAGCATCAAGATTaaaacttgaagcaagtgatgactGCATAACTCCTTTGATAGACCTGAATACCCTACACAATAACATGGATATTTCTCTTAATATCTTTACTGAATCAACCATAGCTTCATCGCATACCATTTCCTGGTCAAAAGGTTTGTTTGGGAAAGCTTCTAATCTAGGGTTCAATGTCCCTGAAAAAAGAACCTGGGGCGATAGAAAGCACTACCAACATAGTATCAATTCCACAATAAAAACACCTAATGCTGCAACCACAGTTGTAGAGAACACGAACTTGGTCTATTTAATTTGAAGCCATCACTAACAGTGATCAAAGGATATTCATACATTAATTCCATAGACATTAACAAAGGGTAGGGCAAATAAATAATGAGAGTTTGATCATCTATCAACTGTATTTCTTACCGGTCTAAACTTTTGAGATACTTGTCGTATACGAAATAATGTAACCGGCCACCAGATGAACACGTAAGTGCATCAAATAGATTGTGGACAGTAACCAAGTCAGCTATTATTGGGCATGAAGGTGCTATTCGTGTAAAAGCACTTAATCCAACTGTCTTCATGTCGTTAACCTAAAAATGAACAGCACTAAATCATCATGTGCACACACATGAAGAAATGTGGTTGTAACAAAAAAATCAATGTTTTGTAAACAGAACTAACTTGAACAGCTAAACTTGTGGAATTCGTATAGAAAATTGATCCCTCGTCTTCATCTTCAATATCCACGGGATTACACAAGGTAGAATTCTGACAATCACAATAAATAGAAAGAATGATGAATATCATAAAGTTAGAACTGTAAACTTCTCTTCAGAAAATGCAGGTGTCATTTACTTATTTATGTTTCAAACACGACTGTTTGATAAAGAAAAAAGGGAAGACGAATGGTATATGGTGAGCAACTGCGGCAATGAAGATTTCTCACATTTTTTAGCAATCCTTCCTCAGAACCTGGGTTTTCCCAAGCAAGCATCATATCAAACATTAAACGTCGAAGATTCATATCAGCCAAATAGTCTGGACGTGTAGTTACTTCATGGAGAGCTTTGTGGCAGCAGTACTCTAATAGTTCTCTGGCATATGTATTGGGTTCCTTACAATTATCTGGGAAATCAGCCTCATAACTTTGCTGCAAGTTCTCAGTTGCAACAGCAAGAATCCTGAAATTGTAAAATTGAGAAAACTAAGCACTTGACTTTAGAACTAATCGTTTTGAGAGGAACTGAAGTAGAAGCTTGTCAGACATCACAGCAACGATATGAAGTGGAAATTTTAGGAGCGAATAGGGTGATGTCATGTTTTTAAGGCTAATTACAAAGTTCTTCAAAGTATAGAACTTGACTTCATCAAAAAGGTGCGCTCGGATTTAGCTGATTCGACTGTGGCTAACTTATGCTGCTTTACTTTCTCTCTCACAACAAGACCAGATACATTAAGAACCGCTGTATATCTTGCAATTACTAGCAAGAAACCTGGTGCGTTGCTATGGGCCACAACTTTTTACTGCATGTTAGGCTAATTACTTATGAAATTGAGGTGTTGCTAGGCATATCCACAAATTCGTCATAGATCAGGATGTCTTCGCAAAACATATTTAAGTTGGGTGATGAGCAATCTGGCAATCCTGTGTGTCTCAACAATTGTATGGCACAATCAATTATTACCTTTAGTAGGAGTATCGACATGTTGACATTAGCAGAGTATCAAAATCGAAGTGTGTCGTATAAATGTCAAGAAATGGATAGCTATTATTGCATTCGATTTCCACAATGTAAGTGTTCATGCACAGAAAATCAGCAGCCCCACCATTCAATTTCTGCGGTTAGTACAGGTAGAAGGAAACAGGACATCACCGCCAATTGCTCATTTTATATATGATGAGTAATGACATGTGCACATTACCGAAGTATCGAAGCGTGTCATACAAATGTCCAGAAATAACTGGCTATTATTATCTCTCGACTTCCAGAATGTAACAGTTTATGCAGAGAAAATCAGCAGCCTCATTATCCTCTCTATATGAGCTAGTTTTAGTGGATGGCAGCTAAAATTTGATTAACCGTAGTGGTGTGACTATGCTGATTGGTCGTTGTTTTCAGTGGATCCTGCCAGATGCAGAATATATCAATTGAATGTGCAGTCTAGCAAAATGGTGaagtcaaaaattacagatattaTGCCCTATGCATGAAGAAAGTCAATGTCAACAGTCATACACCAAAACCACGTGAATCCCTGAAACTCAAAGGGAGATCCATTGAAGCACTATAAATTCATGTCCAGGTGTCCAACTAAAAGAGAGTATTCTATATACATCAACTCTTGTACTCTACCCACCCTGAGGACAATAACTGGTGTGATGTCTACTGCCGACGATGAGAATGAAAGCACGCTGCTATATTTTGTTTAACAAAAGGGGAGAAAATAAGTAATACAGAAAAGCACGCATGCGCTTCCTGTTGAATTAAGCCAATTAAATTAACAGTCAGCGACCAATCATATCGTAGGTGCTGAACAGGCTAAGATGATCTCAGATATGCATGGAGCATTCCACCACACGCCTCAGATGAACCAATCGAACGCTTTGGAGCAAGCAATCGGCAGCAGTTGGGTGAGTGCGTCGAGAAGCAAAGAGTAATATACATGGCTTGAATCGAACTTCTACCCTCGATCCCTACTACTAGTCTGCTACCGGAGCGAGTAATTTGAGGTTGGGAAGGGGCCCTGCGCACCGTGAGCAGCGTGAGACGACCGAGTTGGCGACGGACGAGAGCTGCGGGATGCCTCCGTCGGCGCCGCCGCCCTCGCCATCGGCCGCCGCGGGGGAgcgggaggtggtggaggcgacgAAGGCGGCGGCCGACTGGCGGGAGAGGCGGGCGAGGAAGGTGCGGATGGGCTTCTCGCGCACCCACGTCTCCACGATCCCCATGCCGACCTCGCTCCCCCCTCGAGGCCTCGACTCCTCCTTGACCCTTCGGGGGCTTTGATTGGACTGGAAGCCTTCCTCCCTCCCCTTGCTTTGAGGGCTGTGCTACTGCTGCCGGTTGCTGTTCCTTCCCTCTTCGTTTCCTCGCCTCGGTTTCTTCCGCCGTGTCGGCACGCACGTCTCGTGCGCTTCCACCGCGGTGTACCGTACCGGCCAAAGGTAGCACCAGCCGCAACACTAAcactaaaaaaaaaaaaaacggtAGCGCCAGCTGTGTAGGATGACGGCGCTGACGGGGCTGGCTGAGTTGGCAAGGTAGTCCGCTTTCGCGCCAGCCGCCAGCACAGCGGAAATTTTGCTGTCCAAGGGAAAtgagattgaatgaaagtgaatggacgatTAATCCTGATTTTTATTGATTATCAAGTACATATGCGTCTGGAAAAGGTGTACGGAGGCATGTCTGTTGACAATAAAGAGGGAAGAGACATGACTGTTCGGGGTTGGACATCCTTtgctaattaatttctaacactttccttgtacaacaccGTTTTTTGAAAGTTTCATTGAtgaaagcttcttgcatatagatcttcCATCTCGATAAATCTTCCATATAATCTTAAGATTCTTTCCAAAAAACCtgtgaaaaaaaaatgaaaaggataGAATAGATACGTTGCTAAAACTCTTTTAAACCGAGTGGAAAaagtaaggagaaaatgatgcaacatatggtgattgttgtctcttgataacttatatgagaaaaacctttgaaggagaaaactcatcgagaagtttagagaacaattaatatgtcttgagtacttcgtTTAAAAACCATGATAGGAAAAATaggaagtatgacatatgatctttgcgAAGATATTGCCACACTGAAAACTATTATGAGAAACTTTGaaagaaaactcataagggaaaaaagtgcaatcgtacatgccattgaaaactcctttaaaacccaatgggaaaaatacaaggagaaaatgatatggcatataaagacacttgtgtttatattgtcttgttaaaaacctttatgagaaaccattaggggggaactcatcaagggaaaaagagtacaatatatgcaatctgatgattgttaataggttatagtttgggagattacttCTCGTGgactttgcaaatatggaggatgtctcatatcaattccattgacatgaacacgggattgtgtataatctgttggattacaacaatgttttctttgcaaattatttcctcacttttctataaATCTGCGGGGATAAGGAATGTCCGAGCAATGtaatttatgatattgctcttcatataacctgtaagtattgagtaacacaagtggaagtatcttgataaatcaaattatgtgattctgatgaatctcaaccacatgattttgagtgtggttaaccattctactgagttatgcatattttgcaatgcttttagataaagcaattatgtgaGAACGATAACtggaaataaccattaaaatccatttagatgacttccatgcgaaggctattccagcaaattcagtcattgatatggcgtcgtcgggatcaaataaagagccaatatcattacatcatatcatggccatatcttctatttcctgatggaaatattcaaaatttactgtaatcttcagatataagatgatattacttatatcaactatataccttttgttgggggttgcactccgaataaagatagcaaatatagtgtcaggcctaacgtagtttgcaagtatatgagtgctttgacattagtgagatatagaacttcaggtcctagtatcacttcattatcacccctgggtatgaatggatttgtaccttatcaaaggtagtatgaccatacatgtcttttttgttatgatatatccacactgaacttctcgtatatgttttggatatatgtaggctgatatgtattcttgatagaatgctcaagttgtaaacttaagctaaatttggttaaatccaaactttccgtcttgagatgattttgtgtatgtttatgTCTAGTAGAGTCATTAatgatgaaatcatcgatatacactgaggtgatataAGGGATTCAAATTTGGGATTCCTttgttaacacataaacaatAATCAATCTTTGAGTAATCCTTCGGAAGAAGAAAATCATTTAGTCGGTAGCaccatatgatttccgactatttcgagccatagagtgacttctgaaattttacacaaatatgttgcgatttattttggatttggaaTTGTAAGCCCTTGAGGGACTTTGTTATAAAATTTTGAAACAAGTGACctatatgagtatgtagtcactgcatcTATTAATTGCATGGATAATATTTTTTGTACTGGCAAtggtatttattatcgaaacataattccactcataccaagatgGTATGTTACATTGTAATCGTTGTCGGGTCTCtacgtgaacccttttgctacaagcctcgctttctcaccacctcatttactttgactatgaatgagaagttttagtattctataagaaagatacttatgaggagtaggtattactgtggtaaataccactcgtttGCAGAGCGAgactattcttcattacttgcttccttttatgtgaaccaatatgagtgcaagaggcactctaccatggattttgggttagggcccaaaaggttttagcaattttgagaagaaatatatgtcgacaaatgtagtctTTATTTTATATAATTCTGATGGAATCGAtaaaatttgtggaaatgtatttatccCTTTTAACTCCtcgtgatttcctacaacaacggagtcaaggtgtttcgatgtcccgacacaaaaacatttgtgcacatttatgtcgggccTTGGATGATGAGTATCCACttaggtgtctttcaacttgatgttgaattacatttactggttaaGGATTTAATTTCCTCTATTTCcacggaagcatatgcgagattatatcttgTGTGGTCAGATTTATCCCGCTATTGCTCTCATttggggagaagagtggtttatttGTTACCTCCACTCTTTatgacactttactgcaggaatataaaattgagtgacacctttgtcatcagtaaacGAATGTGGAAGATTTgcaatgagttgcaaatatgtgattctaaacttctagttcacattctttgagt
This genomic stretch from Hordeum vulgare subsp. vulgare chromosome 6H, MorexV3_pseudomolecules_assembly, whole genome shotgun sequence harbors:
- the LOC123403823 gene encoding alcohol dehydrogenase-like 6 — its product is MAAAASSSSPPAAITCRAAVAWGPGQALVMEDVEVAPPGPMEIRVKVVSTSICRSDVTQWQSTAQPDLFPRIFGHEASGVVESVGEGVTEFQAGDHALTVFIGECMSCKHCVSGKSNMCQRLGLERKGVMHSDQTTRFSIGGKPVYHYCAVSSFSEYAVVHSGCAVKVSPAMPMDRICLLSCGASAGLGAAWNVADVSKGSSVVIFGLGTVGLSVAQGAKLRGASKIIGVDTNPDKQEKGKAFGVTDFINPAELNEPVQQVVKRLTDGGADYSFECVGDTGVVSTALQSCSDGWGLTVTLGVPKAKPEVSAHYGLLLSGRTLKGSLFGGWRPKSDIPLLVEKYTNKEIQIDDLVTHDMPFSDINKALELMLENRCLRCVIHMAK
- the LOC123403820 gene encoding uncharacterized protein LOC123403820, producing the protein MGIVETWVREKPIRTFLARLSRQSAAAFVASTTSRSPAAADGEGGGADGGIPQLSSVANSVVSRCSRILAVATENLQQSYEADFPDNCKEPNTYARELLEYCCHKALHEVTTRPDYLADMNLRRLMFDMMLAWENPGSEEGLLKNNSTLCNPVDIEDEDEGSIFYTNSTSLAVQVNDMKTVGLSAFTRIAPSCPIIADLVTVHNLFDALTCSSGGRLHYFVYDKYLKSLDRVFRSIKGVMQSSLASSFNLDAGECILAIDGDKPIHPVLQHVGISAWPGTLILTTHALYFQSIRVGYGDKIVKYDLATDSNQVIKRDFTGPLGVRLFDKAMMYKSSTLTEPIYFDFPELGSPSRRNYWLAITREVMQVNKFIRKFNLEDIQRAEALSKAILGILRYSAVKEAFHIAPSHFKTTLTFSLAEKLPKGDMVLEALYNNYFQLLDTSLSHLATEPAVDKAAQTHSVPFSLYALSRMGFNLLKRKNETEKEISFCAVCVGVTKSLEAALQESFLYSERIEAARATVDQVKVEGLDANVALMQEILFSFIHAGKLIYSLTKWEDPLKSFLFLAFIFYVIQSGLVSYTVPSVFVVFAVVMLWHKYSEEGKMLEVLEVRPPPTKNPVEQILILQDAVSKLEDTLQAVNIVLLKFRALLFAAVPKATEIVAVALLVAAAVVVFVPPKHLLLMAVLEVYTREMPLRKLHTEKFRRRIKEWWARIPAAPVQMIRPNEDKKKI